A genomic region of Hypomesus transpacificus isolate Combined female chromosome 19, fHypTra1, whole genome shotgun sequence contains the following coding sequences:
- the itga11a gene encoding integrin alpha-11a isoform X1: MEYCCFLLLWIGSQLPGLLDGFTIDTKNPRIIKGSKQAQFGYTVQQHFAGGQKWLLVGAPYETNGPHQTGDVYKCPLGKRTNTSGCTKLNLGRISLTNVAERKDKMRLGMTLTSNPKDNSFVACGPLWSYECGSSYYSTGICSRVNSSFKFSRTISPAFQRCETFMDIVIVLDGSNSIYPWYEVQAFLINILQKFYIGPGQIQVGVVQYGEKVVHEFQLSDYKSVEEVVKRARSIDQRGGEETNTALGINVARSQAFKRGGRRGAKKVMIVITDGESHDSPDLQQAIEDSEKDGITRYAIAVLGYYNRRGINPEAFLNEIKYIASDPDDKHFFNVTDESALKDIVDALGDRIFSLEGTSKNGTAFGLQMSQAGFSSHIVEDGILVGAVGAYDWNGAVLKETRQGKVIPPKSSYAQEFPEELKNHGAYLGYTVTSVVSARNGRLFVAGAPRFNHTGKVIIFTLKNTGELTILHALKGQQIGSYYGSEIAPVDIDGDGVTDNLLVAAPMFFSGGLEKGKVYIYRVTELNRFILEGALEIQNGGQNARFGSSIAPVPDLNGDGFNDLVVGAPLEDNHRGAIYVFFSQHNRILRKYKQRIAAVDLLPGLQYFGLSIHGKMDMNDDGLVDLAVGSLGAAVLLWSRTVVRIHASIRFEPSKINIFVKDCRRGGRDVTCMSAIVCLNVTARTAIPPEEDVFIKYNASIGERRFKPRAIMDTDKMQPQNLTLLAGEQTCEHIYFHVMETTDYVRPILFTVDVGLQDPVKGPMLDEGWPTTVSTELPFWNGCDEDDHCAPDLVLQSNTDLLTQTQFCGQATHSRSVFCRSKGEREMRVIEGFRRRMAVDVRLENKGENAYSTRLNITYTFNLHFSSLIVKDNSDIKIECRSEDRLRNEKTCNVSAPFMRAMAQVSFRLEFEFSRSVFLDHLRVILDASSDGEELSSENNFNTIYHPLKYEADLLFTRDSDPTRYEIRADISLEKPGDMGPAFNFTFQIQNLGFFPVKDLQLNIEIPEMTTNGNQLLKISDFHIDQTDGSHCIPPQHLAQSRASPEDLSRFSRLNSSNTLTLPVQCTVNMAVYRDVSVRIKGALRIDALHALKFKILELVTSASIELPTSSPMFLHEENPVRNIILEIRKEEDYRIPTWIVIGSSLGGLLLLALLSLGLWKLGFFRRQKRKDKEEQEQANRKVAEER, translated from the exons ATGGAGTACTGCTGCTTCCTGCTGCTCTGGATCGGGAGCCAGCTGccag ggctCCTTGACGGTTTCACCATTGACACCAAGAACCCCAGGATCATCAAAGGTTCTAAACAGGCACAATTTGGATATACAGTTCAGCAGCATTTTGCTGGGGGGCAGAAGTG gtTATTGGTGGGTGCCCCCTATGAAACCAATGGTCCACACCAGACAGGGGATGTTTACAAATGCCCACTGGGTAAACGCACCAACACCAGCGGCTGCACCAAACTCAACCTAG GAAGGATATCTCTGACTAATGTTGCTGAACGTAAGGACAAAATGAGACTGGGAATGACTCTCACATCAAACCCTAAAGACAACAGTTTTGTG GCCTGTGGACCTCTGTGGTCCTATGAATGTGGTAGCTCATACTACAGCACTGGCATATGCTCCAGAGTCAACTCTAGCTTCAAATTCTCACGGACCATTTCTCCTGCATTTCAGA GGTGTGAAACCTTTATGGACATAGTCATAGTTCTGGATGGGTCAAATTCTATCTATCCCTGGTATGAAGTGCAGGCCTTTCTTATCAACATTCTACAGAAGTTTTACATTGGACCAGGCCAGATAcag GTTGGAGTGGTTCAGTATGGCGAGAAGGTGGTTCATGAATTCCAACTGAGTGACTACAAATCAGTGGAGGAAGTGGTAAAGAGAGCCCGCAGCATCGACCAGCGTGGCGGAGAGGAGACCAACACGGCCCTCGGCATCAATGTGGCACG atcacaggCATTCAAGCGAGGTGGTCGACGAGGTGCAAAGAAAGTCATGATAGTGATCACAGACGGCGAGTCACATGATAGTCCTGACCTCCAACAAGCTATTGAGGACAGCGAGAAGGATGGCATCACCCGCTACGCCATTGCT GTCCTAGGCTACTACAATCGCCGTGGGATCAATCCAGAGGCTTTCCTGAATGAAATCAAATACATTGCCAGTGACCCAGATGACAAGCATTTCTTTAATGTAACGGACGAGTCTGCTCTAAAGGATATCGTGGATGCACTAGGAGACAGAATCTTCAGTTTGGAAG GAACCAGTAAAAACGGGACAGCGTTTGGTCTCCAGATGTCACAGGCTGGCTTCTCCTCCCACATTGTGGAG GATGGGATACTAGTGGGTGCCGTGGGGGCCTATGACTGGAATGGGGCAGTACTGAAAGAGACCCGACAGGGAAAAGTCATCCCACCAAAGTCCTCCTATGCACAGGAGTTCCCTGAGGAGCTCAAAAACCACGGTGCCTACCTAG GTTACACAGTGACGTCAGTGGTGTCGGCCAGGAACGGTCGTCTGTTTGTGGCCGGGGCACCACGGTTCAACCACACGGGAAAGGTTATCATCTTCACCCTCAAAAACACTGGCGAGCTTACTATTCTACACGCTCTAAAGGGACAACAG ATTGGCTCGTACTATGGCAGTGAGATAGCCCCAGTGGACATAGATGGAGACGGAGTGACCGACAACCTCCTGGTGGCAGCACCCATGTTTTTCAGTGGAGGACTGGAGAAGGGCAAGGTGTACATCTACAGAGTCACGGAACTG AATCGCTTCATCTTAGAAGGAGCACTTGAGATACAGAACGGGGGGCAGAATGCCCGCTTTGGCTCCTCAATAGCCCCAGTCCCTGACTTGAATGGGGACGGTTTCAATGACTTGGTAGTGGGAGCGCCGCTAGAGGACAACCACCGCGGAGCCATATATGTCTTCTTCAGTCAGCACAACAGAATACTGCGCAAATACAAACAG AGGATAGCTGCAGTAGACTTGCTTCCTGGCTTGCAGTACTTTGGCCTTAGTATCCATGGTAAGATGGACATGAATGATGATGGCCTGGTGGACCTGGCAGTGGGCTCACTGGGTGCAGCAGTGCTTCTCTG GTCACGTACGGTTGTCCGTATTCACGCGAGCATCAGGTTTGAACCAAGCAAGATAAACATTTTTGTAAAAGACTGTCGCAGAGGGGGCCGGGATGTCACCTGCATGTCCGCTATCGTGTGTCTGAATGTCACGGCCAGGACAGCCATTCCTCCAGAAGAGGACGTTT TCATCAAGTACAATGCCTCCATTGGTGAGCGTCGCTTCAAACCCAGAGCAATTATGGACACTGACAAAATGCAGCCCCAAAACCTGACCTTACTTGCTGGAGAACAGACCTGTGAACACATCTACTTTCATGTCATG GAGACCACAGACTATGTAAGGCCCATTTTATTTACTGTGGATGTGGGACTACAGGATCCTGTCAAGGGACCCATGCTGGATGAAGGATGGCCAACAACTGTGAGCACTGAG CTGCCCTTCTGGAATGGTTGTGACGAGGATGACCACTGTGCACCAGACTTGGTCTTGCAGAGCAACACTGACCTGCTCACACAAAC CCAGTTCTGTGGACAGGCTACACACTCCAGGAGTGTGTTTTGCCGGagcaaaggagaaagagagatgcgaGTCATAGAAGGATTCAGAAGAAGGATGGCAGTGGACGTTCGTTTGGAGAACAAAGGAGAGAATGCCTACAGCACCCGTCTCAATATTACCTACACTTTCAACCTACACTTCTCCAGCCTCATAGTCAAG GACAATTCGGACATCAAGATAGAGTGCCGAAGTGAGGACAGACTAAGAAATGAGAAGACCTGCAATGTTAGCGCACCCTTTATGAGAGCAATGGCTCAG GTATCTTTTCGTCTGGAGTTTGAATTCAGCCGCTCGGTATTTCTGGACCATCTACGGGTCATTCTGGATGCCAGCAG CGATGGAGAGGAGCTGAGCTCAGAAAACAATTTCAATACCATTTACCACCCGCTAAAATATGAGGCTGACCTCCTATTCACAAG GGATTCAGACCCCACCCGCTATGAGATCAGAGCAGACATCTCGCTTGAGAAACCTGGTGACATGGGCCCTGCATTCAACTTTACTTTCCAG ATCCAGAATCTAGGCTTTTTCCCGGTGAAGGACTTACAGTTGAATATTGAGATTCCTGAAATGACTACAAATGGGAACCAGCTCTTGAAGATATCAGACTTCCATATAGACCAG ACAGATGGTAGCCACTGTATCCCTCCTCAACACTTGGCACAGAGCAGGGCCTCACCTGAGGATCTGTCTCGCTTCTCACGCCTG AACAGCTCAAATACCCTGACTCTACCTGTCCAATGCACTGTCAACATGGCTGTCTACAGGGACGTGAGTGTGAGAATCAAAGGGGCACTGAGGATAGATGCCCTGCATGCT TTGAAGTTCAAGATCCTGGAGCTAGTGACAAGTGCCTCAATAGAGCTGCCCACATCCAGTCCTATGTTTTTACATGAAGAAAACCCTGTTCGAAAT ATAATCCTTGAGATTAGAAAAGAGGAGGACTATAGAATCCCAACTTGGATTGTAATAGGGAGTTCATTGGGAGGACTCTTGCTTCTAGCCCTGTTAAGTCTAGGTCTATGGAAG CTTGGCTTTTTCCGGAGGCAAAAGAGGAAGGATAAGGAAGAGCAGGAGCAGGCCAACAGGAAGGTGGCTGAGGAACGATAA
- the itga11a gene encoding integrin alpha-11a isoform X2, which translates to MEYCCFLLLWIGSQLPGLLDGFTIDTKNPRIIKGSKQAQFGYTVQQHFAGGQKWLLVGAPYETNGPHQTGDVYKCPLGKRTNTSGCTKLNLGRISLTNVAERKDKMRLGMTLTSNPKDNSFVACGPLWSYECGSSYYSTGICSRVNSSFKFSRTISPAFQRCETFMDIVIVLDGSNSIYPWYEVQAFLINILQKFYIGPGQIQVGVVQYGEKVVHEFQLSDYKSVEEVVKRARSIDQRGGEETNTALGINVARSQAFKRGGRRGAKKVMIVITDGESHDSPDLQQAIEDSEKDGITRYAIAVLGYYNRRGINPEAFLNEIKYIASDPDDKHFFNVTDESALKDIVDALGDRIFSLEGTSKNGTAFGLQMSQAGFSSHIVEDGILVGAVGAYDWNGAVLKETRQGKVIPPKSSYAQEFPEELKNHGAYLGYTVTSVVSARNGRLFVAGAPRFNHTGKVIIFTLKNTGELTILHALKGQQIGSYYGSEIAPVDIDGDGVTDNLLVAAPMFFSGGLEKGKVYIYRVTELNRFILEGALEIQNGGQNARFGSSIAPVPDLNGDGFNDLVVGAPLEDNHRGAIYVFFSQHNRILRKYKQRIAAVDLLPGLQYFGLSIHGKMDMNDDGLVDLAVGSLGAAVLLWSRTVVRIHASIRFEPSKINIFVKDCRRGGRDVTCMSAIVCLNVTARTAIPPEEDVFIKYNASIGERRFKPRAIMDTDKMQPQNLTLLAGEQTCEHIYFHVMETTDYVRPILFTVDVGLQDPVKGPMLDEGWPTTVSTELPFWNGCDEDDHCAPDLVLQSNTDLLTQTQFCGQATHSRSVFCRSKGEREMRVIEGFRRRMAVDVRLENKGENAYSTRLNITYTFNLHFSSLIVKDNSDIKIECRSEDRLRNEKTCNVSAPFMRAMAQVSFRLEFEFSRSVFLDHLRVILDASSDGEELSSENNFNTIYHPLKYEADLLFTRDSDPTRYEIRADISLEKPGDMGPAFNFTFQIQNLGFFPVKDLQLNIEIPEMTTNGNQLLKISDFHIDQMVATVSLLNTWHRAGPHLRICLASHA; encoded by the exons ATGGAGTACTGCTGCTTCCTGCTGCTCTGGATCGGGAGCCAGCTGccag ggctCCTTGACGGTTTCACCATTGACACCAAGAACCCCAGGATCATCAAAGGTTCTAAACAGGCACAATTTGGATATACAGTTCAGCAGCATTTTGCTGGGGGGCAGAAGTG gtTATTGGTGGGTGCCCCCTATGAAACCAATGGTCCACACCAGACAGGGGATGTTTACAAATGCCCACTGGGTAAACGCACCAACACCAGCGGCTGCACCAAACTCAACCTAG GAAGGATATCTCTGACTAATGTTGCTGAACGTAAGGACAAAATGAGACTGGGAATGACTCTCACATCAAACCCTAAAGACAACAGTTTTGTG GCCTGTGGACCTCTGTGGTCCTATGAATGTGGTAGCTCATACTACAGCACTGGCATATGCTCCAGAGTCAACTCTAGCTTCAAATTCTCACGGACCATTTCTCCTGCATTTCAGA GGTGTGAAACCTTTATGGACATAGTCATAGTTCTGGATGGGTCAAATTCTATCTATCCCTGGTATGAAGTGCAGGCCTTTCTTATCAACATTCTACAGAAGTTTTACATTGGACCAGGCCAGATAcag GTTGGAGTGGTTCAGTATGGCGAGAAGGTGGTTCATGAATTCCAACTGAGTGACTACAAATCAGTGGAGGAAGTGGTAAAGAGAGCCCGCAGCATCGACCAGCGTGGCGGAGAGGAGACCAACACGGCCCTCGGCATCAATGTGGCACG atcacaggCATTCAAGCGAGGTGGTCGACGAGGTGCAAAGAAAGTCATGATAGTGATCACAGACGGCGAGTCACATGATAGTCCTGACCTCCAACAAGCTATTGAGGACAGCGAGAAGGATGGCATCACCCGCTACGCCATTGCT GTCCTAGGCTACTACAATCGCCGTGGGATCAATCCAGAGGCTTTCCTGAATGAAATCAAATACATTGCCAGTGACCCAGATGACAAGCATTTCTTTAATGTAACGGACGAGTCTGCTCTAAAGGATATCGTGGATGCACTAGGAGACAGAATCTTCAGTTTGGAAG GAACCAGTAAAAACGGGACAGCGTTTGGTCTCCAGATGTCACAGGCTGGCTTCTCCTCCCACATTGTGGAG GATGGGATACTAGTGGGTGCCGTGGGGGCCTATGACTGGAATGGGGCAGTACTGAAAGAGACCCGACAGGGAAAAGTCATCCCACCAAAGTCCTCCTATGCACAGGAGTTCCCTGAGGAGCTCAAAAACCACGGTGCCTACCTAG GTTACACAGTGACGTCAGTGGTGTCGGCCAGGAACGGTCGTCTGTTTGTGGCCGGGGCACCACGGTTCAACCACACGGGAAAGGTTATCATCTTCACCCTCAAAAACACTGGCGAGCTTACTATTCTACACGCTCTAAAGGGACAACAG ATTGGCTCGTACTATGGCAGTGAGATAGCCCCAGTGGACATAGATGGAGACGGAGTGACCGACAACCTCCTGGTGGCAGCACCCATGTTTTTCAGTGGAGGACTGGAGAAGGGCAAGGTGTACATCTACAGAGTCACGGAACTG AATCGCTTCATCTTAGAAGGAGCACTTGAGATACAGAACGGGGGGCAGAATGCCCGCTTTGGCTCCTCAATAGCCCCAGTCCCTGACTTGAATGGGGACGGTTTCAATGACTTGGTAGTGGGAGCGCCGCTAGAGGACAACCACCGCGGAGCCATATATGTCTTCTTCAGTCAGCACAACAGAATACTGCGCAAATACAAACAG AGGATAGCTGCAGTAGACTTGCTTCCTGGCTTGCAGTACTTTGGCCTTAGTATCCATGGTAAGATGGACATGAATGATGATGGCCTGGTGGACCTGGCAGTGGGCTCACTGGGTGCAGCAGTGCTTCTCTG GTCACGTACGGTTGTCCGTATTCACGCGAGCATCAGGTTTGAACCAAGCAAGATAAACATTTTTGTAAAAGACTGTCGCAGAGGGGGCCGGGATGTCACCTGCATGTCCGCTATCGTGTGTCTGAATGTCACGGCCAGGACAGCCATTCCTCCAGAAGAGGACGTTT TCATCAAGTACAATGCCTCCATTGGTGAGCGTCGCTTCAAACCCAGAGCAATTATGGACACTGACAAAATGCAGCCCCAAAACCTGACCTTACTTGCTGGAGAACAGACCTGTGAACACATCTACTTTCATGTCATG GAGACCACAGACTATGTAAGGCCCATTTTATTTACTGTGGATGTGGGACTACAGGATCCTGTCAAGGGACCCATGCTGGATGAAGGATGGCCAACAACTGTGAGCACTGAG CTGCCCTTCTGGAATGGTTGTGACGAGGATGACCACTGTGCACCAGACTTGGTCTTGCAGAGCAACACTGACCTGCTCACACAAAC CCAGTTCTGTGGACAGGCTACACACTCCAGGAGTGTGTTTTGCCGGagcaaaggagaaagagagatgcgaGTCATAGAAGGATTCAGAAGAAGGATGGCAGTGGACGTTCGTTTGGAGAACAAAGGAGAGAATGCCTACAGCACCCGTCTCAATATTACCTACACTTTCAACCTACACTTCTCCAGCCTCATAGTCAAG GACAATTCGGACATCAAGATAGAGTGCCGAAGTGAGGACAGACTAAGAAATGAGAAGACCTGCAATGTTAGCGCACCCTTTATGAGAGCAATGGCTCAG GTATCTTTTCGTCTGGAGTTTGAATTCAGCCGCTCGGTATTTCTGGACCATCTACGGGTCATTCTGGATGCCAGCAG CGATGGAGAGGAGCTGAGCTCAGAAAACAATTTCAATACCATTTACCACCCGCTAAAATATGAGGCTGACCTCCTATTCACAAG GGATTCAGACCCCACCCGCTATGAGATCAGAGCAGACATCTCGCTTGAGAAACCTGGTGACATGGGCCCTGCATTCAACTTTACTTTCCAG ATCCAGAATCTAGGCTTTTTCCCGGTGAAGGACTTACAGTTGAATATTGAGATTCCTGAAATGACTACAAATGGGAACCAGCTCTTGAAGATATCAGACTTCCATATAGACCAG ATGGTAGCCACTGTATCCCTCCTCAACACTTGGCACAGAGCAGGGCCTCACCTGAGGATCTGTCTCGCTTCTCACGCCTG A